A DNA window from Fusobacterium sp. FSA-380-WT-3A contains the following coding sequences:
- the rsmG gene encoding 16S rRNA (guanine(527)-N(7))-methyltransferase RsmG: MKEFLKDGIEKIGLDISEEKINNLMEYLKLLIEYNSHTNLTAIRDEEGIIEKHFLDSLLVMKYMGITEGKVIDIGTGAGFPGMVLAICNPEIKFTLIDSVGKKINFLKQVIEKLGLSNVEAINIRAEEFINEKNRETYDIGLCRGVSKLNIILEYVIPFLKVKGRFLPQKMEGTNEEKDGENALKILNSKIEKIYTDELPHSKDKRVIIDIVKLNKTNKKYPRANGIPAKKPL; this comes from the coding sequence ATGAAAGAATTTTTAAAAGATGGCATAGAAAAAATAGGACTTGATATTTCAGAAGAAAAAATAAATAATCTTATGGAATATTTAAAACTACTTATAGAATATAATTCTCATACTAATTTAACAGCTATAAGGGATGAAGAGGGGATAATAGAAAAACATTTTTTAGATTCTCTTTTAGTGATGAAATATATGGGAATAACTGAAGGAAAAGTTATAGATATAGGAACAGGAGCAGGATTTCCTGGAATGGTCTTAGCAATATGTAATCCAGAAATAAAATTTACTTTAATTGATTCTGTTGGAAAAAAAATAAATTTTTTAAAACAAGTTATAGAAAAATTAGGACTAAGTAATGTAGAAGCAATAAATATTAGAGCAGAGGAATTTATAAATGAAAAAAATCGTGAAACATATGATATAGGATTATGTAGAGGGGTTTCAAAATTAAATATAATTCTTGAATATGTTATTCCTTTTTTAAAGGTAAAAGGTAGATTTTTACCTCAAAAAATGGAAGGAACAAATGAAGAAAAAGATGGTGAAAATGCTTTAAAAATTTTAAATTCTAAAATAGAAAAAATATATACAGATGAGCTTCCACACAGTAAAGATAAAAGGGTAATTATTGATATAGTAAAATTAAATAAGACCAATAAAAAATACCCAAGAGCAAATGGAATACCTGCAAAAAAACCATTATAA